One segment of Triticum aestivum cultivar Chinese Spring chromosome 2A, IWGSC CS RefSeq v2.1, whole genome shotgun sequence DNA contains the following:
- the LOC123190523 gene encoding uncharacterized protein has protein sequence MASHHPPPPPPEYRRPPARTTISSLGDDQLREIFLHLPDLRSLGYAAFTCRAFLGAVRSSRAFRRRFRELHAPPLLALFLTPCMHTVPAFPSSRRPSAGFSPLRDHVAASDSEWGLDFRDIAYDDGFICIENRSTKQQALYNPQTAALILRPKEDHDMPYGSSLEFHTLSPGEDQRPSRVVCVRHDYSWAWVRVAVLSSDTMEWQILPDTATPLPEGSRHADSTVVDGFICWEFVSLNEVSLSEYILVLNTDTFQFSRIDLPPPLRVVYPKFKIGQTKDRNLCIVIEKECTLFLWICTTGDDGVQRFALHSTFPLHARFMEVTSCSVEDKFSVQLMTVFNGFVYLSICPWKNFRDKYRSPEWFMSFSLETAELNQHFKNRKRIGCPVHPYLAWPSLVDNTEDSEYEVIGNSVGSVGPESTEKDSSFLIKTLRSFKEALIKDDDANVAEIEAFLLCIDVDDEKNSLVRKIIALDELLITVRDRILRAGADSEFYRLRAGADSEFCRQKTETESWWQMCKGKLWRAFFAS, from the exons ATGGCttcccaccacccgccgccgccgccgccggaatacCGTAGACCACCCGCTCGAACCACCATAAGCTCCCTCGGCGACGACCAGCTCCGAGAGATCTTCCTCCACCTCCCGGACCTCCGCAGCCTCGGCTATGCCGCCTTCACCTGCCGCGCCTTTCTCGGCGCCGTCCGCTCGTCGCGCGCCTTCCGCCGCCGCTTCCGCGAGCTCCACGCACCCCCGCTCCTCGCTCTCTTCCTCACACCCTGCATGCACACCGTGCCAGCCTTCCCCTCCTCACGGCGCCCCTCCGCCGGATTCAGTCCCCTCAGAGACCACGTCGCCGCTTCCGATTCCGAGTGGGGACTCGATTTCCGCGACATTGCCTATGACGACGGCTTCATTTGCATCGAAAACCGGAGCACAAAGCAGCAAGCTTTGTACAATCCCCAAACAGCTGCCCTGATTCTCCGCCCCAAGGAGGACCACGACATGCCCTACGGCAGCTCCCTTGAGTTCCACACACTCTCCCCCggagaggatcagaggccgtcccGTGTGGTCTGTGTCCGCCACGACTACTCATGGGCTTGGGTACGCGTCGCCGTCCTCTCATCCGACACCATGGAGTGGCAGATCTTACCGGATACTGCGACGCCGCTGCCCGAGGGCTCCAGGCACGCAGACAGCACGGTGGTGGATGGGTTTATCTGTTGGGAATTCGTGTCCCTGAACGAGGTATCTCTCAGCGAGTACATTTTGGTGCTCAACACGGATACCTTTCAGTTCTCTCGAATTGATCTGCCTCCGCCCTTGAGAGTGGTATACCCAAAATTTAAGATTGGTCAGACCAAGGATCGGAACCTCTGTATCGTCATTGAGAAGGAGTGCACGCTTTTTCTTTGGATCTGCACAACCGGTGATGACGGCGTCCAGAGATTTGCGCTGCACAGTACGTTCCCGCTGCACGCTAGATTTATGGAGGTCACCAGCTGTTCAGTGGAAGATAAATTCTCAGTGCAGCTTATGACGGTCTTCAATGGCTTTGTGTACCTTTCTATTTGCCCCTGGAAGAATTTCAGGGATAAGTACAGATCCCCTGAGTGGTTCATGTCTTTCTCTCTGGAAACAGCGGAGCTGAACCAGCATTTTAAGAACAGAAAGCGAATTGGCTGCCCTGTCCATCCCTATTTGGCCTGGCCTTCTTTGGTAGACAACACG GAGGATTCAGAATATGAAGTTATTGGAAACAGCGTTGGAAGTGTTGGTCCTGAGAGCACAGAAAAGGATTCATCGTTTCTTATAAAAACATTACGATCATTCAAAGAAGCTTTGATTAAGGATGATGACGCAAATGTTGCTGAGATTGAGGCCTTCTTACTTTGCATTGATGTCGATGATGAGAAGAACTCTCTTGTGAGGAAAATCATTGCTTTAGATGAATTATTGATAACCGTGAGAGATCGTATCTTGAGAGCAGGTGCAGACTCTGAATTCTACAGACTGAGAGCAGGTGCAGATTCTGAATTCTGCAGACAGAAGACAGAAACAGAGAGCTGGTGGCAAATGTGCAAGGGGAAGTTATGGAGAGCTTTCTTCGCTAGCTGA